A DNA window from Chelativorans sp. AA-79 contains the following coding sequences:
- a CDS encoding antibiotic biosynthesis monooxygenase: MFVAMNRFKVTEGQEEAFEEVWKNRDSSLGEMPGFVDFHLLRGPRNEEEGYTLYASHTVWRTQEDFVAWTKSENFRNAHKNAGQNKVLYKGHPVFEGFSAVEGA; the protein is encoded by the coding sequence ATGTTCGTCGCGATGAACCGCTTCAAGGTGACGGAAGGACAGGAAGAGGCCTTCGAAGAGGTCTGGAAGAACCGGGATTCGAGCTTGGGCGAAATGCCGGGTTTCGTCGATTTCCACCTGCTGCGCGGTCCGCGCAACGAGGAAGAGGGCTACACGCTGTACGCCTCCCACACGGTCTGGAGAACACAGGAGGATTTCGTCGCCTGGACCAAGTCGGAGAATTTCCGTAACGCGCACAAAAATGCCGGCCAGAACAAGGTGCTCTACAAGGGTCACCCGGTGTTCGAAGGATTTTCCGCCGTCGAGGGGGCGTGA
- a CDS encoding energy transducer TonB, whose protein sequence is MRKRAWVLALGASLVLHAGAAVLFQPKEEEALVAGGESGEIMILGNAFADMTAAGTPSETIEPVADPATTVSPVEPEAVEAETVVPVEAPSPSVAETPAEAVPQAETPELAETEPTEAAPVEVAVPDPVEVEPAEPQEEVVAMVPVPRPTPRPHYEPPKAEPRRAETPQPKKAAAQRQAERKQERPVRRSAGSGGRDTQEARRGSSDGSTAARDAGSRGAGRASQAGNAAVSNYKGRVRRKLDRALRYPRDAERNRVRGEVVVSFTISGNGSVSGIRVARSSGHPVLDRAAIETVQRAAPFPAIPADAGRASWPFTVPIAFTR, encoded by the coding sequence ATGAGGAAGCGTGCATGGGTTCTGGCATTGGGCGCCTCCCTCGTGCTGCACGCGGGAGCGGCGGTGCTGTTTCAGCCGAAGGAGGAAGAAGCCCTGGTCGCAGGCGGCGAAAGCGGGGAGATCATGATCCTCGGCAATGCCTTCGCGGACATGACCGCCGCCGGAACGCCCTCCGAGACCATCGAGCCCGTGGCGGACCCCGCAACGACGGTCTCTCCGGTGGAACCGGAGGCGGTCGAGGCGGAGACGGTGGTCCCCGTCGAGGCGCCGTCGCCCTCCGTGGCCGAAACCCCGGCGGAGGCCGTGCCGCAAGCGGAAACGCCGGAACTCGCGGAAACCGAACCGACGGAAGCGGCACCGGTCGAGGTGGCCGTGCCCGATCCTGTCGAGGTGGAGCCGGCCGAACCGCAGGAAGAGGTGGTGGCCATGGTTCCCGTTCCCCGGCCGACGCCTCGCCCGCACTACGAGCCGCCGAAGGCCGAGCCCCGCCGGGCGGAAACGCCTCAGCCGAAAAAGGCGGCCGCGCAGCGTCAGGCAGAGCGGAAGCAGGAAAGGCCGGTCCGCCGATCGGCGGGTTCCGGCGGGCGGGACACGCAAGAGGCAAGGCGCGGGTCGTCCGACGGCAGCACGGCGGCACGCGACGCCGGCAGCCGTGGCGCCGGCAGGGCTTCACAGGCCGGTAATGCCGCCGTTTCGAACTACAAGGGGAGAGTCAGGAGGAAGCTCGACCGCGCACTGCGCTATCCGCGTGATGCGGAACGCAACCGCGTGCGGGGCGAAGTGGTCGTATCCTTCACGATATCGGGGAACGGCTCCGTCAGCGGAATCCGTGTAGCCCGCAGTTCCGGCCATCCGGTCCTCGACCGGGCGGCCATTGAAACGGTACAGCGCGCCGCCCCCTTCCCTGCAATACCGGCCGACGCTGGCCGCGCGTCCTGGCCGTTCACTGTGCCCATCGCATTCACACGCTAA
- a CDS encoding biopolymer transporter ExbD: MLRLSRPLPPRQRESTIALINVVFLMLVFFLVAGTLAPPLDKEIDLISTATTERSTPPDALFVTSEGELRVEGTTTTAAAFLESLRASGAAEGELEVKLAADRNLPAVRLVEIVGELRQAGAVKISIVTELAAE, from the coding sequence ATGTTGCGCCTTTCCCGCCCCCTGCCCCCGCGCCAGCGCGAAAGCACCATCGCGCTGATCAATGTCGTGTTCCTGATGCTGGTGTTCTTCCTGGTGGCCGGCACGCTCGCCCCGCCGCTCGACAAGGAGATCGACCTGATCTCGACCGCAACGACCGAGCGCAGCACACCGCCCGACGCGCTCTTCGTGACGAGCGAGGGCGAGTTGCGCGTAGAGGGCACGACGACCACCGCGGCCGCTTTCCTGGAGAGCCTGCGGGCAAGCGGCGCGGCGGAAGGCGAACTCGAGGTGAAGCTCGCTGCCGATCGGAACCTGCCGGCCGTCCGGCTGGTGGAGATCGTGGGCGAACTGCGCCAGGCGGGCGCGGTGAAGATCAGCATCGTCACGGAGCTCGCCGCCGAATGA
- a CDS encoding biopolymer transporter ExbD, with amino-acid sequence MRIDLPVSRRRPLSMTSLIDVIFLLFLFFMLSSTFLHFTEVEVTGGAASSAAATEAPDILIRLDGETWQVNGVSADPDQGLAELKRLQDQGAEKAVLLVREGLTSQDLVSALERIRKETTLSVTVAR; translated from the coding sequence ATGCGCATTGACCTTCCGGTCTCCCGGCGGCGGCCGTTGTCGATGACGTCGCTGATCGACGTCATCTTCCTGTTGTTCCTGTTCTTCATGCTCTCCTCCACCTTCCTGCATTTTACCGAGGTGGAGGTGACGGGCGGTGCCGCCTCCAGCGCCGCCGCGACGGAGGCGCCAGACATCCTGATCCGGCTCGATGGCGAGACCTGGCAGGTGAACGGCGTCTCCGCCGATCCCGACCAGGGGTTGGCGGAACTCAAGCGCCTGCAGGACCAGGGTGCCGAAAAGGCCGTGCTTCTGGTGCGCGAGGGGCTCACCTCGCAGGACCTCGTCAGCGCGCTCGAGCGCATCCGCAAGGAAACAACCCTGTCCGTAACCGTCGCGAGGTGA
- a CDS encoding MotA/TolQ/ExbB proton channel family protein, with protein sequence MPAGLIDSITSLLELGGPVVVLILVLSIFAVAMILLKLVQFWREKVGRHRRAERALHAWFHHGYGDARNLIEGDRSPAGEALSACMRLAVAPNMPKDAIEDEVGRIALTRLHELQRGLRALDAVAQISPLLGLFGTVLGMIEAFRQLQEAGNAVDPSMLAGGIWVALLTTAAGLAVAMPVSLVLTWFETRVENERVAIETMTSAVLSHRTAGRHTEAEAHAVKAVAGAAHAH encoded by the coding sequence ATGCCCGCAGGACTGATCGATTCCATCACCTCCCTTCTCGAGCTCGGCGGCCCCGTCGTCGTCTTGATTCTCGTCCTGTCGATCTTCGCGGTCGCGATGATCCTCTTGAAGCTCGTGCAATTCTGGCGCGAGAAGGTGGGGCGCCACCGCAGGGCGGAACGGGCCCTGCATGCCTGGTTCCATCACGGCTACGGCGATGCGCGCAACCTCATCGAGGGCGACCGTTCGCCCGCGGGCGAGGCGCTTTCCGCCTGCATGCGGCTGGCGGTCGCGCCCAACATGCCCAAGGACGCGATAGAGGACGAGGTCGGGCGCATCGCGCTCACGCGCCTGCACGAGTTGCAGCGCGGCTTGCGCGCGCTCGACGCCGTCGCGCAGATCTCGCCGCTCCTGGGCCTCTTCGGTACCGTGCTCGGCATGATCGAGGCTTTCCGGCAGCTCCAGGAGGCCGGCAATGCGGTCGATCCCTCGATGCTGGCCGGCGGCATCTGGGTGGCCCTTCTCACCACCGCGGCGGGCCTCGCCGTCGCCATGCCCGTCTCCCTGGTGCTGACCTGGTTCGAAACGCGGGTGGAGAACGAGCGCGTGGCGATCGAGACCATGACGAGTGCGGTGCTCTCCCACCGCACCGCGGGCCGGCACACGGAAGCCGAGGCCCATGCGGTAAAGGCGGTCGCGGGGGCGGCCCATGCGCATTGA
- a CDS encoding TonB-dependent hemoglobin/transferrin/lactoferrin family receptor — protein sequence MKGPLARNRTAMLGCAAVIWCVSMQGAAAQETDDNTIGVTMLQRLVVGAGVEKVAIDTPQSVTVVEQEDIDDEQATTVGEILESVPGVNTSGSDRVFGQTFNIRGIGAPESANEEGRIIVTVDGATKFYEQYRMGGFFSEPELYKRVEVLRGPASSTLYGSGALGGVIRFETKDASDFIADGQNGALRLKSGYNSNKDGWLGSAILAQRWGENAEFLLAGNYRRADPYETGDGTVIRSSDFKAWSGLAKGTFQVGDEGTLRLSYQQWDSDADDQDYAQVGGPVSGGSVSGFGTVDRHVIDRTAVISYEDPVSDNDWVDLKLSASFSDTAVEQTDASGAPPSLTCVQSALFCDTDYGYQTWQFNAQNTSQWQGDSWENHLTYGWQTSYQIRTAEAISATGAPVGITFHPEGTDLKTGVFVQNEFIWDERLTIIPGVRLDWHRLSPEDGIAGAEDTDDTAVSPKIAAHYRFNKNFAVFGSIAHTERFPTIDEVFSTSGSRSTFNPSLDLEKERSNNFELGFAISGYDLLESGDSLQIKTTGFYNDIKDLISFNPNLAPGYNNAPGYVNIDDAEIYGAEVELAYEAHHVFAEAGYAYVVGKDKTTGDYLTTIAPHELSLTIGGKLPAHDLRFGWKARLVAAPQDDCRRSENPVVCAGDSSQGSQRFAESFDVHDVFLTWTPQEGRFAGWEANLGVENVFDTQYKEFLHNDAAKGRTFKVSLAKQFGW from the coding sequence ATGAAGGGGCCATTGGCTCGAAATCGGACGGCGATGCTAGGCTGCGCGGCCGTCATTTGGTGTGTTTCAATGCAGGGGGCGGCAGCTCAGGAGACGGATGATAACACAATCGGCGTCACCATGCTCCAAAGACTCGTTGTCGGCGCGGGCGTGGAGAAGGTTGCAATCGATACGCCCCAGTCGGTCACTGTGGTTGAGCAGGAGGACATCGACGACGAGCAGGCCACAACGGTCGGTGAGATCTTGGAAAGTGTACCCGGGGTGAACACGTCTGGTTCCGACCGCGTTTTTGGCCAGACCTTCAACATCCGCGGCATCGGCGCACCGGAATCGGCCAATGAGGAAGGCCGCATCATTGTCACGGTCGATGGAGCGACGAAGTTCTACGAACAGTACCGCATGGGCGGCTTCTTCTCCGAACCCGAGCTCTACAAGCGCGTAGAGGTACTGCGCGGCCCTGCCTCCTCGACGCTCTACGGTTCGGGCGCGCTCGGCGGCGTCATCCGGTTTGAGACGAAGGATGCCTCGGACTTCATTGCCGACGGGCAGAACGGCGCGCTGCGGCTGAAGAGCGGCTATAACTCCAACAAGGACGGATGGCTTGGCTCCGCGATCCTCGCGCAGCGCTGGGGCGAAAACGCGGAATTCCTGCTGGCCGGCAATTACCGTCGCGCCGATCCGTACGAAACCGGCGACGGAACGGTAATCCGGAGTTCCGATTTCAAGGCTTGGTCGGGCCTCGCCAAGGGTACGTTCCAAGTGGGAGATGAAGGCACGCTGCGCCTTTCTTATCAGCAGTGGGATTCAGACGCAGATGATCAGGATTACGCTCAGGTCGGCGGTCCGGTATCGGGAGGGAGCGTCAGTGGGTTCGGGACAGTGGACCGGCACGTCATCGACCGCACGGCAGTGATCTCCTACGAAGATCCCGTATCAGACAATGACTGGGTCGACTTGAAACTCTCGGCATCCTTTTCCGACACAGCGGTGGAGCAAACGGATGCGTCGGGAGCTCCGCCTTCCCTGACCTGCGTTCAGAGTGCGCTCTTTTGTGACACCGACTACGGTTATCAGACTTGGCAGTTCAACGCCCAGAACACCAGCCAGTGGCAAGGTGACAGTTGGGAAAACCACCTCACCTACGGTTGGCAGACCTCTTATCAGATCCGGACGGCAGAGGCGATCAGCGCCACAGGCGCACCCGTCGGGATCACCTTCCACCCCGAAGGCACAGACCTAAAGACCGGCGTTTTCGTACAGAACGAGTTCATCTGGGACGAACGGCTGACGATCATTCCCGGCGTGCGGCTGGACTGGCACCGGCTCTCGCCTGAGGACGGGATCGCGGGCGCCGAAGATACGGACGACACAGCCGTCTCGCCGAAGATCGCGGCCCACTACCGCTTCAACAAGAACTTCGCAGTCTTCGGCTCGATCGCCCATACGGAGCGGTTTCCGACAATCGACGAGGTCTTCTCCACGAGTGGCAGTCGCAGCACATTTAATCCGAGCCTCGATCTCGAAAAGGAACGTTCAAACAATTTTGAGCTTGGTTTCGCAATCTCGGGCTACGACCTGTTGGAATCCGGCGACAGCCTGCAGATCAAGACGACCGGTTTCTACAATGACATCAAGGATTTGATCTCATTTAATCCAAACCTCGCACCGGGCTATAACAACGCGCCGGGATACGTCAACATCGACGATGCGGAGATCTATGGCGCCGAGGTCGAGCTTGCCTACGAAGCCCACCATGTCTTCGCGGAAGCCGGATATGCGTACGTGGTCGGCAAAGACAAGACCACCGGTGACTATCTCACCACCATCGCGCCGCATGAGCTATCGCTCACGATTGGCGGCAAGTTGCCTGCGCACGACCTGAGATTCGGCTGGAAAGCACGCCTCGTAGCTGCTCCGCAAGACGACTGCCGCCGTTCCGAAAATCCCGTCGTCTGTGCAGGCGACAGTTCGCAAGGCTCTCAGCGTTTCGCCGAATCGTTCGATGTCCACGACGTATTTCTCACCTGGACACCGCAGGAAGGCCGCTTCGCGGGTTGGGAGGCCAATCTGGGCGTCGAGAACGTCTTTGACACGCAGTACAAGGAATTTCTCCACAACGACGCCGCGAAAGGCCGGACCTTCAAGGTTTCGCTCGCCAAGCAGTTTGGATGGTGA
- a CDS encoding hemin uptake protein HemP has translation MPPIDHDRELRRREAPVRTLTSEELFRGAQEIAIAHAGSYYRLKITRQGKLILNK, from the coding sequence CTGCCGCCGATAGACCATGATCGCGAGCTTCGGCGCCGCGAGGCACCCGTTCGCACCTTGACGAGCGAAGAGCTCTTCCGCGGGGCGCAGGAGATCGCCATAGCCCATGCAGGTTCCTATTACCGCCTGAAGATCACCAGGCAGGGCAAGCTCATTCTCAACAAGTGA
- a CDS encoding ChuX/HutX family heme-like substrate-binding protein yields the protein MVTEDIFRPEDIRRRRAENPKMRERDLARILGISEAELVAAHCGHGVRRIEPRVAEFLAGMQAVGSVMALTRNESAVHEKIGVYENASASDRSAIVLGRDIDLRIFPSHWVHGFAVEKRDGGEVRHSLQFFDRAGDAVHKVHLRPESDLNAYLALVEKLSSTEQSPAIEVAPIITSEAPQADADVSALRERWTAMQDVHQFVGILRSLKLTRRQAVHLIGEEFAWRLDGGAVPAMMERAVEKQIPIMCFVGSRGCIQIHSGPVVKVVPMGPWLNVMDPTFHLHLRLDHLVELWAVRKPTRDGHVTSLEAYNAAGHLVIQFFGKRHEGEDERADWRGLVEGLPRLQHASAA from the coding sequence ATGGTAACCGAAGACATCTTTCGCCCGGAGGACATTCGGCGCAGGCGCGCGGAGAATCCAAAGATGCGCGAGCGGGACCTCGCCCGCATCCTCGGCATCTCCGAGGCCGAGCTGGTGGCTGCCCATTGCGGCCATGGCGTGCGGCGGATCGAGCCGCGCGTGGCGGAGTTCCTCGCCGGCATGCAGGCGGTGGGATCCGTGATGGCGCTGACGCGCAACGAAAGCGCGGTGCACGAGAAGATCGGCGTTTATGAAAACGCGTCCGCCTCCGACAGGAGCGCGATCGTGCTCGGCCGGGACATCGATCTTCGCATCTTCCCATCCCATTGGGTCCATGGCTTCGCCGTGGAGAAGCGCGATGGAGGCGAGGTGCGGCACAGCCTGCAGTTCTTCGACCGGGCAGGCGACGCCGTGCACAAGGTGCATCTGCGACCCGAGTCGGACCTCAACGCCTATCTGGCACTCGTTGAAAAACTCTCGAGCACCGAGCAGAGCCCGGCCATCGAGGTTGCGCCGATTATCACGAGCGAGGCGCCGCAGGCGGACGCGGATGTTTCGGCCCTGCGGGAGCGCTGGACGGCGATGCAGGACGTGCATCAGTTCGTGGGAATCCTGCGCAGTTTGAAGCTCACGCGTCGGCAGGCCGTACACCTGATCGGCGAGGAATTCGCCTGGCGGCTGGATGGTGGGGCGGTGCCCGCGATGATGGAGCGCGCAGTCGAAAAACAGATCCCGATCATGTGCTTCGTGGGCAGCCGCGGCTGCATCCAGATCCATTCCGGTCCGGTCGTGAAGGTGGTGCCGATGGGGCCCTGGCTCAACGTGATGGACCCGACCTTCCACCTGCATCTCAGGCTCGATCATCTCGTCGAGCTCTGGGCAGTACGCAAGCCCACCAGGGATGGCCATGTGACCTCGCTCGAGGCCTATAACGCCGCCGGCCATCTCGTCATCCAGTTCTTCGGCAAAAGGCACGAGGGCGAGGACGAGCGGGCCGACTGGCGGGGGCTTGTGGAAGGCCTGCCGCGTCTTCAGCACGCCTCGGCGGCTTGA
- a CDS encoding ABC transporter substrate-binding protein, with amino-acid sequence MLAALSITVVLFSLPAHAQNDLPEPFADPSRLVSIGGSLTEIVYALGEQDKLVARDSTSVFPREALELPDIGYMRQLAPEGVLSVAPTAILALEGSGPPETMNVLTRGSVPLLLVPDRFDRDGIIEKIRVVGAALAAEEKAEALAEKIAGEIDAAEALTKGIAERKRVLFVLSTQGGRILASGTGTAADGIIRMAGGVNAVGVFPGYKQVSEEAIIEAQPDVILVMNRGGGLDSGDAELLANAAIASTPAGRNRAVVRMDGSYLLGFGPRTAGAVRDLAAALYGASIAN; translated from the coding sequence ATGCTTGCCGCGCTGTCGATCACCGTGGTCCTCTTCTCGCTTCCGGCTCACGCGCAGAACGATCTGCCCGAGCCTTTCGCCGACCCCTCCCGGCTGGTCTCCATTGGCGGATCCCTCACGGAGATCGTCTACGCGCTGGGCGAGCAGGACAAGCTCGTTGCCCGCGATTCGACGAGCGTCTTCCCGCGGGAGGCGTTGGAGCTTCCCGATATCGGCTATATGCGACAGCTTGCGCCGGAAGGCGTGCTCTCGGTTGCACCGACGGCCATTCTGGCGCTGGAGGGGAGCGGTCCGCCGGAGACGATGAACGTGCTCACCAGGGGGAGCGTGCCCCTTCTGCTGGTGCCGGACCGCTTTGACCGCGACGGCATCATCGAAAAAATCAGGGTCGTCGGCGCCGCACTCGCCGCGGAGGAGAAGGCGGAAGCTCTGGCCGAAAAGATCGCGGGCGAGATCGACGCGGCCGAGGCCCTCACGAAGGGCATCGCGGAACGCAAGCGCGTGCTTTTTGTCCTCAGCACGCAGGGCGGCCGTATCCTCGCCTCCGGCACGGGCACGGCGGCGGATGGCATCATCCGCATGGCGGGCGGCGTCAATGCCGTCGGCGTTTTCCCGGGCTATAAGCAGGTATCCGAGGAGGCGATCATCGAGGCCCAGCCGGACGTCATCCTGGTGATGAACCGGGGCGGCGGCCTCGATTCGGGCGATGCCGAACTGCTGGCCAATGCCGCAATCGCCTCGACACCTGCGGGCCGCAACCGGGCGGTGGTGCGCATGGACGGCAGCTATCTGCTCGGCTTTGGCCCCCGCACGGCCGGCGCCGTCCGCGACCTTGCAGCGGCGCTCTACGGCGCCTCGATCGCGAACTGA
- a CDS encoding iron ABC transporter permease produces MFPSAEMTLSRGIANVPEGDRSARARLILVLLFLLLVAVAAVSVATGASDASVTGVIRGWLGGGEESALSVRDRLIIHDIRLPRIAMGILVGAALAVSGAVMQGLFRNPLADPGIVGVSAGAALGAISVIVLGTTVLAPLIGLFGIYALPFAAFVGGLVTTLLLYRVATRRGQTSIATMLLAGIALAALAAALSGILIYVADDRQLRDLTFWQLGSLGGSTWAKIWAAGPIILAALAAGPFLARGLNALALGEPSARHLGVPVQRMKALAILSVAAATGASVAVSGGIGFVGIVVPHLLRLVIGPDNRYLLPASALLGASLLLLADAVSRTIVAPAELPIGIVTAVFGAPFFLWVLLRRRGILDL; encoded by the coding sequence ATGTTCCCGTCTGCTGAAATGACACTCTCCCGCGGCATCGCCAACGTGCCGGAAGGGGATCGCTCCGCGCGGGCGCGGCTGATCCTCGTGCTGCTTTTCCTGCTGCTGGTCGCGGTTGCGGCCGTGAGCGTCGCCACGGGTGCCTCCGATGCGTCCGTGACCGGCGTCATCCGGGGTTGGCTCGGCGGGGGGGAGGAAAGCGCGCTGTCGGTCCGCGACCGCCTGATCATCCACGATATCCGCCTGCCGCGCATCGCGATGGGGATCCTGGTGGGGGCTGCGCTCGCCGTTTCCGGCGCGGTGATGCAGGGTCTGTTCCGCAATCCGCTCGCCGATCCCGGCATTGTCGGGGTCTCGGCCGGCGCGGCGCTCGGCGCGATCTCGGTCATCGTGCTCGGCACCACCGTGCTTGCACCTCTCATCGGCCTTTTCGGCATCTATGCCCTGCCTTTTGCCGCCTTTGTCGGCGGGCTGGTGACGACGCTGCTGCTCTACCGCGTCGCCACGCGCCGGGGGCAGACCTCGATCGCCACCATGCTTCTGGCGGGAATCGCGCTCGCCGCGCTGGCCGCGGCCTTGTCGGGCATCCTCATCTATGTCGCCGACGACCGGCAGCTCCGCGACCTCACCTTCTGGCAACTCGGCTCGCTGGGCGGGTCGACCTGGGCGAAGATCTGGGCTGCGGGCCCGATCATCCTCGCCGCGCTCGCGGCCGGACCGTTCCTTGCCCGTGGCCTCAACGCGCTGGCGCTGGGCGAGCCTTCCGCGCGGCATCTGGGCGTGCCCGTCCAGCGCATGAAGGCGCTCGCGATCCTATCGGTGGCGGCGGCCACCGGCGCTTCCGTAGCCGTTTCCGGCGGGATCGGCTTTGTCGGCATCGTCGTGCCGCATCTGCTCCGGCTCGTGATCGGGCCGGACAACCGCTACCTGCTGCCGGCTTCCGCGCTTCTCGGGGCGAGCCTGCTTCTCCTGGCCGACGCCGTCAGCCGCACCATCGTCGCGCCCGCGGAACTGCCGATCGGCATCGTGACGGCCGTTTTCGGCGCACCCTTCTTTCTCTGGGTGCTCCTGCGCCGGCGCGGCATTCTCGACCTTTGA
- a CDS encoding heme ABC transporter ATP-binding protein translates to MIEASDVSVSIGRKRILSSVDFSAEPGRVTAIVGPNGSGKSTLIKALSGDLPYGGSITFNGRELAGLRPTEAAVVRAVLPQATVLSFPYTVREVVRLALMGGRSGALPGQDEHLPERALAKVDLAGFAGRFYQELSGGEQQRVQLARVLCQVWAPVLEGRPRYLLLDEPVSSLDIKHQLLVMRIARDFAERGGGVVAVLHDLNLTAAFADMVHVMQRGRSVAAGTPGEVMQDALLSEVFDCRLRVGAVPAGTMPFVLPQAASA, encoded by the coding sequence ATGATCGAAGCCAGTGACGTCAGCGTCTCCATCGGCCGCAAGCGTATTCTTTCATCCGTAGATTTCTCCGCAGAGCCCGGCCGCGTGACGGCCATTGTCGGCCCCAACGGCTCGGGGAAATCAACATTGATCAAGGCGCTGTCCGGCGATCTTCCCTATGGCGGAAGCATCACCTTCAACGGGCGTGAGCTCGCCGGCCTCAGGCCGACGGAAGCGGCGGTGGTGCGGGCGGTGCTGCCGCAGGCGACGGTCCTCTCCTTCCCCTATACGGTGCGTGAGGTGGTGCGGCTCGCGCTCATGGGCGGGCGCTCCGGGGCGCTGCCCGGCCAGGACGAGCACCTGCCGGAGCGTGCGCTGGCCAAGGTGGACCTTGCAGGCTTCGCCGGCCGCTTCTATCAGGAGCTTTCGGGCGGCGAGCAGCAACGCGTACAGCTCGCGCGCGTGCTCTGCCAGGTCTGGGCGCCGGTGCTGGAGGGGAGGCCGCGCTATCTCCTGCTCGACGAGCCGGTGTCGAGCCTCGACATCAAGCACCAGCTCCTCGTAATGCGGATCGCGCGCGATTTCGCCGAGCGCGGGGGAGGGGTGGTGGCCGTGCTTCACGACCTCAATCTGACGGCGGCATTTGCCGATATGGTGCACGTTATGCAGCGTGGAAGGAGTGTCGCCGCCGGCACGCCCGGTGAGGTGATGCAGGATGCGCTCCTGTCGGAGGTCTTCGATTGTCGGCTGAGAGTGGGCGCCGTACCCGCCGGTACCATGCCCTTCGTGCTGCCTCAGGCGGCAAGCGCCTGA
- the rirA gene encoding iron-responsive transcriptional regulator RirA, with protein sequence MRLTRQTNYAIRILMYCAANEGRLSRVPDIAQAYSLSDLFLFKILQPLVEAGFVQTVRGRNGGVKLAKPAEDITLFDVVRVTEENFAMAECFENDGTDCPLIEGCGLNEALRRALGAFFEVLASYSIQDLVDARPNMRDLLGLETGEAPAAATA encoded by the coding sequence ATGCGGCTTACCCGACAAACGAACTACGCGATCCGGATCTTGATGTACTGCGCGGCCAACGAAGGCCGGCTGAGCCGGGTGCCGGATATCGCGCAGGCCTATTCGCTGTCCGATCTTTTTCTGTTCAAGATCCTCCAGCCTCTGGTGGAGGCGGGTTTCGTGCAGACGGTGCGCGGCCGCAATGGCGGCGTGAAGCTTGCAAAACCGGCAGAGGACATCACGCTATTCGACGTCGTGCGCGTGACGGAAGAGAATTTCGCCATGGCGGAATGCTTCGAAAACGACGGCACGGACTGCCCGCTCATCGAGGGCTGCGGCCTCAACGAGGCGCTGCGCCGGGCGCTCGGCGCCTTCTTCGAGGTGCTTGCCTCCTATTCGATCCAGGACTTGGTCGATGCACGGCCCAACATGCGCGATCTCCTCGGACTGGAGACAGGGGAAGCGCCGGCCGCAGCGACCGCCTGA
- a CDS encoding GNAT family N-acetyltransferase produces the protein MVQSSRSTVEPSGVIRRLRPSELNLFREHLLRLDRESRRDRFNGAISDAFLEDYALRSFHEGATVVGYVEDGRVLGAAELHERPELDPPTAEIAFSVERPLQHRGLGSRLFERLIAHARSLGYTQLHVTTHANNDAMRALARKFSARLTFEEGETVGVIDLESAHPLDADIAAYLTPAARRAVAA, from the coding sequence ATGGTCCAATCGTCAAGATCGACAGTGGAGCCCTCGGGCGTGATTCGCCGGCTGAGGCCTTCAGAGTTGAATCTCTTCCGCGAGCATCTTCTGCGGCTCGACCGCGAGAGCCGCCGTGATCGTTTCAACGGCGCCATCAGCGACGCCTTTCTCGAAGACTACGCTCTGCGCAGCTTCCACGAGGGGGCGACGGTCGTGGGATATGTGGAGGACGGCCGCGTGCTCGGCGCCGCCGAACTGCACGAGCGGCCGGAACTCGACCCACCGACGGCGGAGATCGCCTTCAGCGTGGAGAGGCCGTTGCAGCATCGCGGGCTCGGCAGCCGCCTCTTCGAGCGGCTCATCGCGCATGCGCGCTCGCTCGGCTATACGCAGCTTCACGTCACCACGCATGCGAACAACGACGCAATGCGGGCTCTGGCGCGCAAATTCTCCGCAAGGCTGACCTTCGAGGAGGGTGAGACCGTCGGCGTGATCGATCTCGAGTCGGCACATCCGCTGGATGCCGACATTGCTGCCTATCTCACTCCCGCCGCGCGCAGGGCGGTCGCGGCCTGA